One genomic segment of Cellulophaga sp. HaHaR_3_176 includes these proteins:
- a CDS encoding 16S rRNA (uracil(1498)-N(3))-methyltransferase, giving the protein MQLFFSPDINEDTPQFTFPADESRHIVKVLRKKEGDTLHITNGKGFLFEATIMATDIRKCAATIIKSTYYQKSEPCLHLAVAPTKMNDRFEWFLEKATEIGVSEITPIICDHSERKVIKLERMQKVLQSAMKQSLQFHLPVLNDPITAKAFIEKNSPITNKKDQFYIAHCEETKKVDLKERLTPTKNAIILIGPEGDFSNSEIKTALKTGYEPVSLGENRLRTETAAIFACATMKFIN; this is encoded by the coding sequence ATGCAGCTTTTTTTTAGTCCTGATATTAATGAGGATACTCCACAGTTTACATTTCCTGCTGATGAAAGCAGACATATTGTAAAAGTACTTCGTAAAAAAGAAGGAGACACGCTACATATCACAAATGGAAAAGGTTTTCTTTTTGAAGCTACAATTATGGCTACAGATATTAGAAAATGTGCTGCAACAATTATAAAAAGCACATATTATCAAAAAAGCGAACCTTGCCTGCATTTAGCAGTAGCTCCAACTAAAATGAACGATCGTTTTGAGTGGTTTTTAGAAAAAGCCACAGAAATTGGTGTTTCTGAAATCACACCAATTATTTGCGATCATTCTGAGCGAAAAGTTATAAAGTTAGAACGAATGCAAAAAGTATTGCAATCAGCAATGAAACAATCATTACAATTTCATTTACCTGTTTTAAACGACCCTATTACTGCAAAGGCTTTTATTGAAAAAAATTCACCAATTACAAATAAAAAAGATCAATTTTATATAGCTCACTGCGAAGAAACAAAAAAAGTTGATTTAAAAGAACGTTTAACACCTACTAAAAATGCTATAATACTTATTGGTCCTGAAGGTGATTTTAGCAATTCAGAAATAAAGACTGCGCTAAAAACAGGTTACGAACCTGTTTCTTTAGGAGAAAACAGATTAAGAACTGAAACTGCAGCTATTTTTGCTTGTGCTACAATGAAATTTATAAACTAA
- a CDS encoding thioredoxin family protein: MKNKGIIFALLLISLLIMSFKFDSYSSKKGARTLNSEENKGVVVLELYTSQGCSSCPSADALLEKVKKQYSKEVIPLSYHVDYWNYIGWKDPFSKAVYTEKQTAYNYKFKNRSNYTPQVVVNGATHFVGSNSSEMYSNINTFKSKKIDNDVTFSNVKVSSGFVKFNYEIKGDLSLKKMRVVLVLDKRSTEVKRGENRNRTLINSNIVVAEKYIKPNAKGGETIQIPSIVNANEKISILLIVENDNFDITGATKASLVKE; this comes from the coding sequence ATGAAGAATAAAGGGATAATTTTTGCATTACTTTTAATAAGCTTACTAATCATGTCATTTAAATTTGATTCTTATTCAAGTAAAAAAGGAGCTCGTACATTAAATTCAGAAGAAAATAAAGGAGTGGTGGTGTTAGAATTGTACACCTCGCAAGGTTGCTCTAGCTGTCCATCAGCAGATGCTTTATTAGAGAAGGTTAAAAAACAATATAGCAAAGAAGTTATTCCGTTATCATATCATGTCGATTATTGGAACTATATAGGGTGGAAAGACCCATTTAGTAAAGCAGTATACACTGAAAAGCAAACAGCTTACAACTACAAATTTAAAAATAGAAGCAATTACACGCCACAAGTTGTAGTGAATGGAGCAACACATTTTGTTGGTTCTAATTCATCAGAGATGTATTCGAATATAAATACATTTAAAAGTAAAAAAATAGATAATGATGTGACATTTTCAAATGTAAAGGTAAGTTCTGGCTTTGTTAAGTTTAATTATGAAATTAAGGGAGATTTATCATTAAAAAAAATGCGAGTAGTTTTGGTTTTAGATAAAAGAAGTACAGAAGTAAAACGTGGAGAAAATAGAAACAGAACTTTAATAAATAGTAATATTGTAGTTGCTGAAAAGTATATAAAACCAAATGCAAAGGGTGGTGAAACTATTCAGATACCTAGCATTGTAAATGCAAATGAAAAAATTTCAATATTGTTGATTGTTGAAAATGATAATTTTGATATTACTGGAGCTACAAAAGCAAGTTTGGTAAAGGAATAG
- the tsaD gene encoding tRNA (adenosine(37)-N6)-threonylcarbamoyltransferase complex transferase subunit TsaD: MENNSIYILAIESSCDDTSAAVLCNKTRLSNVVATQKIHEEYGGVVPELASRAHQQNIVPVVHQALAKANIDKKELSAIAFTRGPGLMGSLLVGTSFAKSLAMGLNIPLIEVNHMQAHILAHFIEEENNKTPTFPFLAMTISGGHTQIVLVKDYFKMDILGQTLDDAVGEAFDKSAKILGLPYPGGPLIDKYAQSGNPKAFPFPRPKVDDLNFSFSGLKTSILYFIQKQTKENPNFIEENRDDICASIQYTIVDILMTKLKKAVKKTGVKRIAIGGGVSANSGIRKALENAEKDLGWTTYIPKFEYCTDNAAMIGIVGYLKYKEEKFTDQSVTAKARYVINT, encoded by the coding sequence ATGGAAAATAACAGTATTTATATTTTAGCTATCGAGTCTTCTTGTGATGACACATCTGCGGCCGTTTTATGCAACAAAACAAGACTCAGTAACGTTGTGGCAACACAAAAAATACATGAAGAATATGGTGGAGTTGTTCCTGAACTGGCATCCAGAGCACATCAGCAAAATATAGTTCCCGTAGTTCACCAAGCATTAGCCAAAGCAAATATCGATAAAAAAGAGTTATCCGCCATAGCTTTTACACGCGGACCTGGACTTATGGGTTCATTATTAGTTGGAACCTCTTTTGCCAAGTCATTAGCAATGGGTTTAAACATACCATTAATAGAGGTTAACCACATGCAAGCGCATATTTTAGCTCATTTTATTGAAGAAGAAAATAACAAAACTCCAACATTTCCTTTTCTAGCAATGACCATTAGTGGTGGACACACACAAATTGTTCTCGTTAAAGATTATTTTAAAATGGATATTTTAGGACAAACACTCGATGATGCTGTTGGTGAAGCTTTTGACAAAAGTGCTAAAATACTAGGTTTACCTTACCCTGGCGGCCCTTTAATCGATAAATATGCTCAAAGCGGAAACCCAAAAGCTTTTCCCTTTCCTAGGCCCAAAGTTGACGACCTGAATTTTAGTTTTAGCGGGTTAAAAACTAGCATTCTTTATTTTATCCAAAAACAAACTAAAGAAAATCCGAATTTTATAGAAGAAAACAGAGATGATATCTGTGCTTCTATTCAATATACTATTGTTGATATTTTAATGACCAAGCTTAAAAAAGCGGTTAAAAAAACAGGTGTTAAAAGAATAGCAATTGGCGGTGGTGTTTCTGCTAATTCAGGCATAAGAAAAGCTCTTGAAAATGCAGAGAAAGATTTAGGATGGACAACTTACATTCCTAAATTTGAATATTGTACAGATAATGCAGCAATGATTGGCATTGTTGGATATCTAAAATATAAAGAAGAAAAATTTACAGACCAGAGCGTTACTGCAAAAGCACGCTATGTAATTAATACATAA
- a CDS encoding AI-2E family transporter, with product MTSKTIANGILRALGVIAAIALTLFFLYKIQSVLAYLCIAAVIALIGRPIVRFLRKKLKLPNTVSVIITMLLMVGIFAGIIALFIPLLTEQGKNLSLLDINKLQDNLNTLYLEVTQYFSSSPNMVNELLKESELEKNILKGLDVGFIPNFLNSFLGVLSTASIGLFSVLFISFFFLKDSMLFQNGIIMFVPNGKESRMSNSIEKINNLLSRYFVGLLLQLFILFVIYTITLFIVGIENAIVIAFLCALFNVIPYIGPIIGGVLMIVLTMTTNLGADFSSIILAKTGYVFIGLAIGQLVDNFFSQPLIFSNSVKSHPLEIFLIIIIAGLLFGIVGMIVAVPGYTAIKVILKEFLSENKLVKSLTKNI from the coding sequence ATGACCTCTAAAACCATTGCTAACGGCATTTTAAGAGCCCTTGGCGTTATCGCAGCAATTGCGCTAACATTATTCTTCTTGTACAAAATTCAGTCAGTTTTAGCTTACCTGTGCATTGCTGCAGTAATTGCATTAATAGGAAGACCTATTGTTCGTTTTTTAAGAAAGAAACTAAAATTACCCAATACAGTTTCTGTAATTATAACAATGCTGCTTATGGTAGGTATATTTGCAGGCATAATAGCTTTATTTATTCCTCTTTTAACTGAACAAGGTAAAAACCTTTCTTTACTTGATATTAACAAATTACAAGATAACTTAAATACGCTTTATTTAGAGGTTACTCAATACTTTAGTTCTTCTCCAAATATGGTCAATGAATTGCTTAAAGAATCTGAATTAGAAAAAAATATTTTGAAAGGATTAGATGTTGGTTTTATTCCTAATTTTTTAAATTCATTTTTAGGAGTTTTGAGTACGGCAAGCATTGGTTTATTTTCTGTTTTATTCATTTCATTTTTCTTTTTAAAAGACAGCATGTTATTTCAAAACGGAATTATTATGTTCGTTCCAAACGGAAAAGAAAGTAGAATGTCTAACTCGATTGAAAAGATTAACAACCTACTTTCTAGATACTTTGTCGGACTACTTTTACAACTCTTTATTTTGTTTGTAATTTACACAATTACGCTCTTTATTGTGGGCATAGAAAATGCCATTGTAATCGCTTTTTTATGCGCCCTTTTTAATGTCATTCCATACATCGGTCCAATCATTGGCGGAGTGCTTATGATTGTACTAACAATGACCACTAATTTAGGGGCCGATTTCAGCAGTATTATTTTAGCTAAAACAGGGTATGTTTTTATAGGTTTAGCGATAGGTCAATTGGTAGATAATTTTTTCTCTCAACCTTTAATTTTTTCTAACAGCGTAAAGTCTCATCCGTTAGAGATTTTCTTAATTATTATTATTGCGGGTTTACTTTTCGGAATCGTAGGAATGATTGTTGCCGTACCTGGTTACACTGCGATAAAAGTTATTTTAAAGGAGTTTTTATCTGAAAACAAACTAGTAAAATCACTAACTAAAAATATATAG
- a CDS encoding TfoX/Sxy family protein: protein MAYNDRLAKRIESSFYYFPKEISNEITQKKMFGGLVFLYKGKMTIGIMKNDLMVRVLGDQMEVIMKNSHVRPMDFTKKPIKEFIYVNLNGFKTEEELQHWVELGVAHAQNKLK from the coding sequence ATGGCTTACAATGACCGTTTAGCAAAAAGAATTGAATCTTCCTTTTATTATTTTCCAAAAGAGATTTCAAATGAAATTACACAGAAGAAAATGTTTGGCGGACTTGTATTTTTATATAAAGGTAAAATGACTATTGGAATCATGAAAAATGATTTAATGGTTCGGGTTTTAGGCGACCAGATGGAAGTCATTATGAAAAACTCTCACGTAAGACCTATGGACTTTACAAAAAAACCAATAAAAGAGTTTATTTACGTAAACCTTAATGGTTTTAAAACAGAAGAAGAATTACAACATTGGGTAGAATTAGGCGTAGCACACGCCCAAAACAAATTAAAATAA
- a CDS encoding class I SAM-dependent methyltransferase: protein MNKYILKTGVQEFIEKKWNTDMMSVLLKKQLFEGVSQKELVEQLEAKKKCKDKLPTWFNTPFIYYPNKLNIEQTSSEPTAQYKANLIGGNSLIDLTGGLGIDCYFFSQNFTQIYHTEIDQKVSEIAAYNFEVLGKKNIKIIAQNGLEFLQQNDLNFDWIFIDPSRRNDAKEKVFFMSDCLPNVPNNLDLLFSRSSNILIKTSPLLDFSIGVNEFQFVKEIHVVALQNDVKELLWILEKNYQGNISIKTINLTKTTNEAYNFNLNDEREAVSEFSEPLSYIYEPNSAILKSGAFKSLGSHFNLKKLHNHSHLYTSDVLIEFPGRCFKIETVTSYNKKELQKLRIQKANITTRNFPDSVAIIRKKYKIKDGGDIYLFFTTNLEDKLVVINCRKA from the coding sequence TTGAATAAATATATATTAAAAACTGGTGTTCAAGAATTTATAGAAAAAAAATGGAATACTGACATGATGTCAGTATTGTTAAAAAAACAACTTTTCGAAGGAGTTTCTCAAAAAGAGCTAGTAGAACAACTAGAAGCTAAAAAAAAATGTAAAGACAAACTCCCTACTTGGTTTAATACACCATTTATATATTACCCTAACAAGTTAAATATTGAGCAAACCTCATCAGAACCTACAGCACAATATAAGGCTAATTTAATAGGCGGAAACTCACTAATTGATCTTACTGGAGGATTAGGTATTGACTGCTATTTTTTTAGTCAAAATTTCACTCAAATTTACCATACAGAAATTGATCAAAAAGTATCAGAAATAGCAGCTTATAATTTTGAAGTTTTAGGTAAAAAAAACATAAAAATAATTGCTCAAAATGGGCTAGAATTTCTACAACAAAATGACTTAAATTTCGATTGGATTTTTATTGATCCTTCTAGACGAAATGACGCCAAAGAAAAGGTGTTTTTCATGTCTGATTGTTTACCAAACGTTCCTAATAATTTAGACTTACTTTTTTCAAGGTCTTCTAATATCTTGATCAAGACCTCACCCCTTTTAGATTTCTCAATAGGTGTAAATGAATTTCAATTTGTAAAAGAAATTCATGTAGTTGCATTACAGAATGACGTTAAAGAATTACTGTGGATTTTAGAAAAAAATTATCAAGGCAACATTTCAATCAAGACCATAAACTTGACAAAAACAACCAATGAAGCTTATAATTTTAACCTCAACGATGAAAGAGAAGCTGTTTCAGAGTTCTCTGAGCCTCTTTCTTATATTTACGAGCCTAATAGTGCTATTTTAAAATCTGGAGCATTTAAAAGCCTTGGAAGCCATTTTAACTTAAAAAAACTACACAATCATAGTCATTTATACACCTCTGATGTTTTAATTGAATTTCCGGGAAGGTGTTTTAAAATAGAAACCGTAACTTCTTACAACAAAAAAGAGCTTCAAAAATTACGGATACAAAAAGCAAATATTACTACCAGAAACTTTCCTGATTCTGTAGCTATTATTCGTAAAAAATATAAGATTAAAGATGGCGGAGATATATACCTGTTTTTCACCACTAATTTAGAGGATAAGCTGGTTGTAATTAACTGCCGTAAAGCTTAA
- a CDS encoding translocation/assembly module TamB, translating into MVRTILVIIIACVVATLVFSIPFVQTNIASYATNSINKEFGTNIFLDKVKISLITWDTDLKGVYVRDYQKDTLFYINKLNTSILNIGNLIKGDLEFGAIKIEELNFKLKTYKGETTTNLNVFVDKLDDGKPREPGTPPFILTASGVTIENSEFKLIDYNLENSESLNFTNLNINAGDFKILGPDVTADIDRLSFESKRGISVEHMSTLFKYTKERMNFDSLVIETKQSNIKGDLMMDYGPGDFLNFLNKVKFTADFVDSKVAFDEINKLYDQFGAGKIAYFSSNVTGVLNDLTATNLFLTSENTGIRGNFNFKNLFKSKQPFVMEADIRNISTSYYQLRSLMPNLLGKTLPSSFEKLGEFTIRGQATVTENSINSKVNINTAIGSSYSDLELTDIKKIDNASYKGFFSLIDFDLGFFVGNADLGKTSLDFNVEGKGFIKETLNTEVIGEVYAIDFNNYNYKNLKVSGVLKDQLFDGLLVSNDPNIQFTFKGLADFAEEQNNFNFIASVGYADFNKLNFIKDSVSVFKGNVNMDITGNTLDDIIGDIKFSKTSYQNKNDTFYFDDFKISSSFENDSVRLVDINSPDIITGYMKGRFKVAELGRLAANSIGSIYTNYKPYEISSGQNLAFNFKIYNKIVEVFLPEVEFGANTFIKGKIIADQGDFKLIFKSPSIQAYGNVLDSLDIKIDNKNPLFNTYVSVADLSTSYYDVKDFNLINTTLKDTLFFRTEFKGGKKFTDKFNLNFYHTFNENRKSVIGLKKSDVSFKGNSWLLNKNGDKNNKVIFNKTLDSVNIQEIVMNNDLNEQIRLNGQIADSTYKDLELEFKAVSLSKITPTIDSLKLDGRIDGTLHIRQKDKVYRPTSNLEIKDFSVNTIRLGDMIVNAFGNKDLTKIALSTRLTDNGVDKLDVNGSLDISGNSTQADLLATFNSFSLEPFRPLGEPVLSNIRGFVSGNARVQGRIDNPSISGVLNLSNAGIGIPYLNVDYDFGFNSQVVLSDQTFDFQNIQLTDVSQKTKATLNGTINHSFFRDWNLDLNLNTNKDRLLILNTGFEEDVLYYGTGYLNGSGRIYGPTKALSIDVEGKTARGTSLKIPLSDVATIGDYSFINFINKNETKEDEKARELEKYEGLELFFDLDITPDAEVEIIVDPKTKSSLKGTGRGLILMEINTNDKFIMEGTFVVVTGEYNYKFGGFIDKTFSVVPGGTINWEGDPLDAQLNMQAVYALNANPAPLLDNAGYTKRIQTQVIINLKESLEQPDISFDIAFPGVSSLTKSELEYRLQDPTVLDNNAFSLLAQGTFLSETNGGINQQALTGNLIQSASGILNSVIDNNDDNVDIGFSYEQGSTGTSTYQTENKAVFNFATSISDKWLFSGSLGIPVGGGDGISQSAVGGDFELQYLFNEDGNLRAKIFNRENEIQQFVGDVQGYTQGVGLSYQVDFNSFRQLKRKLFARKPKESKIMSDSLQTEMAKDSLMRIIYKDRKNP; encoded by the coding sequence TTGGTCAGAACAATTTTGGTAATTATCATTGCCTGTGTTGTTGCGACTTTAGTTTTTTCAATTCCATTTGTGCAAACAAATATCGCTTCTTATGCAACCAACTCTATAAATAAAGAGTTTGGTACCAATATATTTTTAGATAAAGTAAAGATATCACTAATAACATGGGATACTGATTTGAAAGGTGTTTATGTTAGAGATTACCAAAAGGATACACTTTTTTACATAAATAAGCTAAATACTTCTATTCTTAATATTGGTAATTTAATTAAGGGAGATTTAGAATTTGGTGCGATAAAAATCGAAGAGCTTAATTTTAAGCTAAAAACTTACAAAGGAGAAACAACAACAAATTTAAATGTTTTTGTAGATAAGCTAGATGATGGTAAGCCAAGAGAACCGGGTACACCACCTTTTATTTTAACAGCATCAGGTGTAACTATTGAAAATAGTGAGTTTAAATTAATTGATTATAATTTAGAGAATAGCGAGTCATTAAATTTTACTAATTTAAATATTAATGCTGGCGATTTTAAAATTTTAGGCCCTGATGTGACTGCAGATATAGATAGGTTGTCTTTTGAAAGTAAAAGAGGTATTTCTGTAGAGCATATGTCAACTCTTTTTAAGTATACAAAAGAGAGAATGAATTTTGACTCACTAGTTATAGAAACAAAACAATCGAATATTAAAGGAGATTTAATGATGGACTATGGTCCTGGTGATTTTCTTAATTTTTTGAATAAAGTTAAATTCACAGCAGATTTTGTAGATTCTAAAGTAGCTTTTGATGAAATTAATAAATTATATGATCAATTCGGAGCAGGGAAAATCGCGTACTTTTCTTCAAATGTAACAGGTGTTTTAAATGATTTGACGGCAACCAATTTATTTTTAACATCAGAAAATACAGGTATAAGAGGTAATTTCAACTTTAAAAATCTTTTTAAAAGTAAACAACCTTTTGTGATGGAGGCAGATATTAGAAATATATCTACTAGTTATTATCAGTTAAGAAGCTTGATGCCGAATTTACTAGGTAAAACATTACCATCTTCTTTTGAGAAATTAGGAGAGTTTACAATAAGGGGGCAAGCAACAGTTACAGAAAACTCTATAAACTCAAAAGTTAATATAAATACAGCTATTGGTAGTAGTTATTCAGATTTAGAGCTTACGGATATTAAAAAAATAGACAATGCATCTTATAAGGGGTTTTTCTCTTTAATAGATTTTGATTTAGGTTTTTTTGTTGGAAATGCAGATTTAGGTAAAACCTCTTTAGATTTTAATGTTGAGGGAAAAGGTTTTATAAAAGAAACTTTAAATACTGAAGTAATAGGAGAGGTTTATGCGATAGATTTTAATAATTATAATTATAAAAATTTAAAAGTTTCTGGAGTCTTAAAAGATCAGCTATTTGATGGGCTTTTAGTGTCTAACGACCCCAACATACAGTTTACGTTTAAAGGATTGGCAGATTTTGCAGAAGAGCAAAACAATTTTAATTTTATAGCTTCAGTTGGGTATGCTGATTTTAATAAATTAAACTTTATAAAAGATAGCGTTTCTGTTTTTAAAGGAAATGTGAATATGGATATTACAGGTAATACCTTAGATGATATTATTGGTGATATTAAATTTTCGAAAACAAGTTATCAAAACAAAAATGACACCTTTTATTTTGATGATTTTAAAATATCATCTTCATTTGAAAATGATAGTGTAAGGTTGGTTGATATCAATTCTCCAGATATCATTACAGGTTATATGAAAGGGAGGTTTAAGGTAGCTGAGTTGGGTAGGTTAGCAGCTAACTCTATTGGTAGTATTTATACTAATTACAAGCCATACGAAATTTCATCAGGTCAAAACTTAGCTTTTAATTTTAAAATTTATAATAAAATAGTAGAGGTGTTTTTACCAGAAGTAGAGTTTGGTGCTAATACATTTATTAAAGGAAAAATTATTGCAGATCAAGGCGATTTTAAATTGATTTTTAAATCACCAAGTATACAGGCATATGGTAACGTTTTAGATAGTTTAGATATTAAGATAGATAATAAAAACCCCTTGTTTAATACGTATGTTTCTGTTGCAGATTTATCTACTAGTTATTATGATGTAAAAGATTTTAACTTAATTAATACAACTCTAAAAGATACTTTGTTTTTTAGAACAGAATTTAAAGGAGGAAAAAAATTTACCGATAAATTTAATTTAAACTTTTACCACACGTTTAATGAAAATAGAAAGTCTGTAATAGGATTGAAAAAATCTGATGTTAGTTTTAAAGGAAACTCATGGTTGTTAAATAAAAATGGAGATAAAAATAATAAAGTTATTTTTAATAAAACATTAGATAGTGTAAACATTCAAGAAATTGTGATGAACAATGATTTGAATGAGCAAATTAGATTAAATGGACAAATAGCAGATTCAACATATAAAGATTTGGAATTGGAGTTTAAAGCAGTTTCATTAAGTAAAATCACTCCAACTATTGATAGTTTAAAGTTAGATGGTCGTATAGATGGAACGTTGCATATTAGACAAAAAGATAAAGTTTATAGACCGACATCTAATTTAGAAATAAAAGATTTTTCTGTCAATACTATTCGTTTAGGTGATATGATTGTTAATGCTTTTGGTAATAAAGACTTGACTAAAATAGCATTAAGTACACGACTTACAGATAATGGTGTAGATAAGTTAGATGTTAATGGTAGTTTAGATATTAGTGGTAACTCTACCCAGGCAGATTTACTTGCTACATTTAACTCGTTTAGTTTAGAGCCCTTTAGACCATTAGGTGAGCCGGTTTTATCAAATATCAGAGGTTTTGTTTCAGGTAATGCAAGAGTGCAAGGGCGAATAGATAACCCTTCAATATCAGGCGTTTTAAACTTATCAAACGCAGGTATCGGCATACCGTATTTAAATGTGGATTATGATTTTGGCTTTAATTCTCAAGTCGTTTTATCAGACCAAACATTTGACTTTCAGAATATACAATTAACAGATGTATCTCAAAAAACGAAAGCAACTTTAAATGGTACGATCAATCATAGTTTTTTTAGAGATTGGAATTTAGATTTAAACCTAAATACAAATAAAGATCGATTACTAATTTTAAATACAGGTTTTGAAGAAGATGTTTTATATTACGGGACAGGTTATTTAAATGGTTCAGGTAGAATTTACGGGCCAACAAAAGCATTAAGTATTGATGTAGAGGGGAAAACAGCAAGAGGTACCTCTCTGAAAATTCCGTTAAGTGATGTTGCGACAATAGGTGACTATTCATTTATAAATTTCATCAATAAAAATGAAACAAAAGAAGATGAAAAGGCAAGAGAGTTAGAAAAATATGAAGGTTTAGAGCTATTTTTTGATTTAGATATTACACCAGATGCAGAAGTGGAAATTATAGTAGACCCAAAAACAAAGAGTAGCTTAAAAGGTACAGGTAGAGGTTTGATTTTAATGGAGATTAATACAAATGATAAATTTATAATGGAAGGTACCTTTGTAGTGGTTACAGGTGAGTACAATTATAAGTTTGGAGGTTTTATTGATAAAACTTTTTCGGTGGTGCCAGGTGGTACTATAAACTGGGAAGGAGATCCTTTAGATGCACAATTAAATATGCAGGCGGTTTATGCTTTAAACGCAAACCCAGCTCCTTTATTAGATAATGCTGGGTATACAAAAAGAATACAAACACAAGTAATTATAAATTTAAAAGAATCATTAGAACAGCCAGATATAAGCTTCGATATTGCTTTTCCGGGGGTGAGCTCATTAACTAAATCAGAATTAGAGTATCGTTTGCAAGATCCTACGGTTTTAGATAATAACGCCTTTTCGTTATTAGCTCAAGGAACATTTTTAAGTGAAACTAATGGAGGTATTAATCAACAGGCATTAACGGGTAATTTGATTCAGTCTGCATCAGGTATTTTAAATTCGGTGATTGATAATAATGATGATAATGTAGATATAGGGTTCTCTTATGAACAGGGCAGTACAGGCACTTCAACATATCAAACAGAAAATAAAGCAGTTTTTAACTTCGCTACAAGTATTAGTGATAAATGGTTGTTTAGTGGTAGTTTAGGGATACCTGTAGGAGGAGGAGATGGTATAAGTCAATCTGCTGTAGGTGGAGATTTTGAATTACAATATTTATTTAATGAAGATGGTAATTTAAGAGCTAAAATATTTAATCGTGAAAACGAAATTCAGCAATTTGTGGGTGATGTTCAAGGCTACACTCAAGGTGTTGGTTTATCTTATCAGGTAGATTTTAATTCTTTTAGACAACTTAAAAGAAAGCTATTTGCAAGAAAACCAAAAGAATCTAAAATAATGTCTGATTCTCTTCAAACAGAAATGGCAAAAGATAGTTTGATGAGAATTATTTATAAGGATAGAAAAAATCCTTAA
- a CDS encoding DUF4159 domain-containing protein — translation MKVLTALLIFTSILTTNAQDIAILKYNGGGDWYSNPTALPNLIKFCNAEIDTKLNPKVETVEINSPEIFQYPFLHMTGHGNVFFSEEDTENLKTYLLSGGFLHIDDNYGMEPYLKKELTKMFPNKELTELAADNPIFNQTYNFPEGLPKIHEHDGKRPQAFGIYHKNRLVLLFTYESDLGDGWEDPEVHNDSQDIRNKALQMGANIIQYVFKN, via the coding sequence ATGAAAGTACTTACTGCTTTATTGATTTTTACCAGTATTTTAACAACAAATGCTCAAGATATTGCCATTTTAAAATACAATGGTGGCGGAGATTGGTATTCAAACCCCACTGCACTACCAAACTTAATTAAATTTTGCAACGCAGAAATAGACACAAAACTTAATCCTAAAGTTGAAACTGTTGAAATAAATAGTCCAGAAATTTTTCAATATCCTTTTTTACACATGACAGGACACGGTAATGTTTTTTTTTCTGAAGAAGATACTGAAAATTTAAAAACATATTTATTGAGCGGTGGCTTTTTACATATTGATGATAATTATGGAATGGAGCCGTATTTAAAAAAAGAACTTACAAAAATGTTTCCAAACAAAGAGCTAACAGAGCTTGCAGCAGATAATCCTATTTTCAATCAAACCTATAATTTTCCTGAGGGCTTACCAAAAATTCACGAACACGATGGCAAAAGACCACAAGCATTTGGTATATACCATAAAAACAGACTCGTACTACTTTTTACGTATGAAAGTGATTTAGGTGATGGCTGGGAAGACCCTGAAGTTCATAACGATTCACAAGATATTCGTAATAAAGCACTGCAAATGGGTGCAAACATTATACAATATGTTTTTAAAAACTAA